A section of the Sporocytophaga myxococcoides DSM 11118 genome encodes:
- a CDS encoding trimeric intracellular cation channel family protein, giving the protein MLKDSFIVIEFLAIASGCLSGVLHALRRNFDIVGVMIIGIASGVGGGILRDVLISNGPPLVIKYESYLITILSATFIGMFFGTLVNRLQKVIWHIDAFSLGFFTIAGMQRAFLNDLSILPALFLGVITATGGGLLRDVLSRETPVILLPGHPHTLASLFGGILYMAFIKLFGFEIIVSEIIGVISTYIIKLIALRYDLIVPTPPDVMHHIQHLLERRKKKGKE; this is encoded by the coding sequence ATGTTGAAAGATAGCTTTATAGTAATAGAGTTTCTGGCAATTGCCTCAGGATGTCTTTCCGGCGTATTACACGCTCTCCGGAGAAATTTTGATATAGTTGGAGTAATGATTATCGGAATTGCATCCGGTGTTGGAGGTGGTATATTAAGAGATGTTTTGATTAGCAATGGACCTCCCTTAGTGATTAAATATGAAAGCTATTTAATTACAATTTTATCAGCCACATTTATAGGAATGTTTTTTGGAACATTGGTAAACAGGTTACAAAAGGTAATCTGGCACATAGATGCTTTTTCACTTGGTTTTTTTACAATAGCAGGAATGCAACGTGCATTCCTTAATGATCTGTCCATATTGCCTGCATTATTCCTGGGTGTAATTACAGCCACAGGAGGAGGATTATTAAGAGATGTATTGTCAAGGGAAACACCGGTAATATTGCTTCCTGGGCATCCGCATACCCTTGCATCACTATTTGGTGGAATACTCTATATGGCATTTATAAAGCTATTCGGATTTGAGATTATTGTGAGTGAAATAATAGGAGTTATTTCAACTTATATAATAAAACTTATTGCATTAAGATATGATCTTATAGTTCCTACACCTCCTGATGTTATGCATCATATTCAGCATTTATTAGAAAGGCGAAAGAAGAAAGGGAAGGAGTAA